From a single Sporichthyaceae bacterium genomic region:
- a CDS encoding trypsin-like peptidase domain-containing protein, producing MARQFRTRGAWLLGATVLAAAVATQPASAVRTALGEPKVHPGVVLDTAGSDCTSNFVFADAENHLYIGQAAHCSSQGQDVNFDGCKEQSMPLGTQVTVVGADVSGTLAYNSWRTMQARHETNASACSDNDFALVRLPDAARSSVSPDVPYFGGPHGINTTGVEQGGMVYAYGNSPLRGGVGVLSPKRGVALSTIDDGWSYLTYFATPGIPGDSGSAVLDSDGHALGVMSSLITTPTPGANGVADIWRMFSYAHDLSGIKGLRLVDGAQPFTSGG from the coding sequence GTGGCGCGACAGTTCCGGACCAGGGGCGCCTGGTTGCTCGGGGCGACGGTGCTGGCCGCGGCGGTGGCAACCCAACCTGCGTCGGCTGTCCGGACGGCCCTGGGCGAGCCGAAGGTGCACCCCGGCGTCGTGCTCGACACCGCCGGGTCCGACTGCACGAGCAACTTCGTGTTCGCCGACGCCGAGAACCATCTGTACATCGGCCAGGCCGCGCACTGCTCCAGCCAGGGTCAGGACGTCAACTTCGACGGCTGCAAGGAGCAGTCCATGCCCTTGGGCACCCAGGTGACCGTGGTCGGGGCCGACGTCTCCGGGACCCTGGCCTACAACTCCTGGCGGACCATGCAGGCCCGCCACGAGACCAACGCCTCCGCCTGCTCGGACAACGACTTCGCGCTGGTGCGCCTGCCCGATGCGGCGCGTTCCTCGGTTAGCCCCGACGTGCCGTACTTCGGCGGCCCGCACGGCATCAACACCACCGGCGTCGAACAGGGCGGGATGGTCTATGCCTACGGCAACTCGCCGCTGCGGGGCGGGGTCGGGGTGTTGTCGCCCAAGCGCGGCGTGGCGCTCTCGACCATCGACGACGGCTGGTCGTACCTGACCTACTTCGCGACCCCGGGGATCCCGGGCGACTCCGGCAGCGCGGTGCTCGACTCCGACGGCCACGCCCTCGGGGTGATGTCCAGCCTGATCACCACCCCGACCCCCGGCGCGAACGGGGTCGCCGACATCTGGCGGATGTTCAGCTATGCCCACGACCTCTCGGGCATAAAAGGGCTGCGCCTCGTCGACGGGGCGCAGCCCTTCACCTCAGGCGGTTGA